A genomic window from Flavobacterium phycosphaerae includes:
- a CDS encoding MFS transporter: protein MKKRKLGFWEIWNMSFGFLGIQMGFALQNANASRILQTFGADVHELSWFWIIAPLMGLIVQPIIGHYSDNTWGRFGRRKPFFLVGALLASVGLILMPQADIFIAFMPALWVGAGMLMIMDASFNVAMEPFRALVGDNLRSDQRTLGFSIQTALIGFGAVIGSWLPYVLTNWFGVDNSAENCKIPHHLIVSFIIGALVLVASILVTLFSTKEYSPEELAQFEDEQAHLKAIETEGVEPKSSLMDIFEDFRKMPTTMKQLSWVQFFSWFALFGMWVFTTPAIAQHIYGLSVEDHTSRAFQEAGDWVGVIFGVYNLVSALVALFLLPILAKNFGRKKTHSISLIAGGLGLLSMYFMPNKEMLILSMIGVGIAWASILSMPYAILAGAISPKKMGVYMGIFNFFIVIPQIINALIGGPLVKYLYGDHAIYALMTSGVSFLIAAALVVKVKDVDDVIQN, encoded by the coding sequence ATGAAAAAGCGTAAATTAGGATTCTGGGAAATTTGGAACATGAGTTTCGGTTTCTTAGGAATTCAGATGGGTTTTGCCCTTCAAAATGCTAATGCCAGCAGAATTCTTCAAACTTTTGGTGCCGATGTTCACGAGTTATCCTGGTTTTGGATAATAGCGCCGCTTATGGGGTTGATAGTTCAACCCATCATCGGGCATTACAGCGACAACACTTGGGGAAGATTCGGAAGAAGAAAACCTTTCTTTTTAGTAGGTGCACTTTTGGCCTCAGTAGGCTTAATTTTAATGCCGCAAGCCGATATTTTTATTGCCTTTATGCCCGCCCTTTGGGTTGGAGCCGGAATGTTAATGATCATGGATGCTTCGTTCAATGTCGCCATGGAGCCGTTCAGAGCCTTAGTAGGAGACAATTTGCGCTCAGACCAAAGAACCCTCGGATTCAGTATTCAAACAGCGCTTATTGGTTTCGGAGCCGTAATTGGCTCTTGGTTACCTTATGTTTTAACCAACTGGTTCGGCGTTGATAATAGTGCCGAAAACTGCAAAATCCCACACCACTTAATAGTTTCTTTTATCATTGGAGCATTAGTTTTAGTGGCATCAATACTGGTTACATTATTTTCCACCAAAGAATATTCTCCCGAAGAATTAGCTCAATTTGAAGACGAACAAGCCCATTTAAAAGCTATTGAAACTGAAGGTGTAGAACCCAAATCCAGCTTAATGGACATTTTCGAAGATTTTCGAAAAATGCCTACCACCATGAAACAGTTGAGCTGGGTACAGTTCTTTTCTTGGTTTGCTTTGTTTGGCATGTGGGTATTTACCACTCCGGCTATTGCCCAACACATTTATGGTTTGTCGGTAGAAGACCATACCAGCCGGGCCTTTCAAGAAGCGGGTGACTGGGTTGGCGTTATCTTCGGAGTATACAACTTGGTTTCTGCCTTGGTAGCTTTGTTTCTATTGCCAATTTTGGCCAAAAACTTCGGAAGAAAAAAGACACACTCTATTTCCCTAATTGCAGGTGGTTTAGGCTTACTGTCGATGTATTTTATGCCCAATAAAGAAATGCTGATTCTGTCAATGATAGGGGTTGGTATAGCTTGGGCCAGCATCTTATCTATGCCTTATGCTATTCTGGCCGGTGCCATATCACCAAAGAAAATGGGTGTTTATATGGGCATATTCAATTTCTTTATCGTAATCCCACAAATCATCAATGCTCTTATTGGTGGTCCGTTAGTAAAATATTTATACGGAGACCACGCTATTTATGCCTTAATGACCAGTGGCGTTAGTTTTCTTATAGCCGCGGCTCTTGTCGTAAAAGTAAAAGATGTTGATGACGTAATACAAAATTAA
- the pgmB gene encoding beta-phosphoglucomutase translates to MSKKAFIFDLDGVIVDTAKYHFLAWQKIASQLGIEFTPEHNEELKGVSRVRSLDIILALGNIEIGQEEKNKWLTQKNEDYLSYIEHMDETEILPGVVNILEFIKEKKQLIALGSASKNARPILEKVKILHLFDAIVDGNDVTNAKPDPEVFLRAAKLVKAKNANAIVFEDSVAGIQAANIANMISVGIGDANILHEAKYNFKDFTFMDTSFIEALMN, encoded by the coding sequence ATGAGTAAAAAAGCATTCATTTTCGATCTGGACGGCGTTATTGTTGACACCGCTAAATACCACTTTTTAGCCTGGCAAAAAATAGCGAGCCAACTTGGCATCGAATTTACCCCCGAACACAACGAAGAACTAAAGGGTGTTAGCCGCGTTCGTTCGCTTGACATCATTTTAGCCTTAGGCAATATCGAAATCGGTCAAGAAGAAAAAAACAAATGGCTGACCCAAAAAAACGAAGATTACCTCTCCTACATTGAGCACATGGATGAAACTGAAATTTTGCCCGGAGTAGTCAATATATTAGAATTCATTAAAGAAAAAAAACAGCTAATAGCCTTGGGATCGGCAAGCAAAAATGCCCGTCCCATATTAGAAAAAGTCAAAATTCTGCATTTGTTTGATGCCATTGTTGATGGTAACGATGTAACGAATGCCAAACCGGATCCGGAGGTTTTCCTCAGAGCCGCCAAATTGGTAAAAGCCAAAAACGCCAATGCTATTGTATTTGAAGATTCAGTTGCAGGAATTCAGGCAGCCAACATAGCCAATATGATAAGTGTAGGAATTGGAGACGCCAACATACTGCACGAAGCAAAATATAATTTTAAAGATTTTACCTTCATGGACACTTCCTTTATTGAAGCGCTGATGAACTAA
- a CDS encoding glycoside hydrolase family 65 protein has translation MNQDYIKPDNWSIIEEGFDAEQVKSSESLFSIGNGAMGQRANFEEHYSGATFQGSYIAGIYYPDKTKVGWWKNGYPEYFAKVLNAPSWIGIQVEINGELLDLATCKVGNFKRELNMKEGWYHRSFDATLKNGTEVSVNVRRFLSLDLDELGVINYEVTPKNQEATVVFKPFLDAGVHNEDANWEEKFWEPLATEHTDNEAYVVARTFKTHFEVTTYMHNTILINNVNQNFKPIFVDTTSDKVVFTYETLVAKGQTITLQKLGGYTVSMNHEANQLVPAAQNVIQKALALGYDKLLQNQIDAWAKIWEMSDITIEGDVKAQQGIRFNIFQLNQTYLGKDSRLNIGPKGFTGEKYGGSTYWDTEAYCIPFYMATKDQQVARNLLTYRYNQLDKAIENAEKNLGFKNGAALYPMVTMNGEECHNEWEITFEEIHRNGAIAFAIFNYYRFTGDYSYIPEKGLEVLIGIARFWHQRATYSTHRNQYVILGVTGPNEYENNVNNNFYTNYLAKWCIDYAIEQINKVQTEYTTDYVRIMNKVKLSESEIGHWKAVADNMYFPYSEEHDVYLQQDGFLDKDLVKVHDLDKSQRPINQKWSWDRILRSPYIKQADTLQGFYFFEDHFTKEQLEKHFDFYEPFTVHESSLSPCVHSIQAATLGRMEQAYTFYLRTSRLDLDDYNKEVEEGLHITSMAGTWMSIVEGFGGMRVKNDTLHFEPRIPAEWNGYSFKINFRNQILKVSVHQKETKFSLEGDKELTVYVNGKAILVEPNSLVTV, from the coding sequence ATGAACCAAGATTATATAAAACCAGACAATTGGTCAATTATTGAAGAAGGATTTGATGCCGAACAAGTAAAATCATCCGAAAGCCTTTTCAGTATTGGAAACGGTGCCATGGGGCAACGCGCCAATTTTGAAGAACACTATTCCGGAGCAACTTTTCAGGGAAGTTATATTGCGGGTATTTATTATCCGGACAAAACCAAAGTGGGCTGGTGGAAAAACGGTTATCCGGAGTATTTCGCCAAAGTACTTAATGCCCCAAGCTGGATTGGAATTCAAGTTGAAATCAATGGAGAATTGTTAGATTTAGCCACTTGCAAAGTCGGCAACTTCAAAAGAGAGCTTAACATGAAAGAAGGTTGGTATCACCGCTCGTTTGATGCCACATTAAAAAACGGTACCGAGGTTTCAGTCAATGTGCGCCGCTTTCTTTCTTTAGATTTGGATGAATTAGGAGTAATCAATTATGAAGTGACTCCAAAAAACCAAGAAGCAACTGTAGTTTTTAAACCGTTTTTAGACGCAGGCGTTCACAACGAAGATGCCAATTGGGAAGAAAAATTTTGGGAACCATTAGCAACCGAACATACCGACAATGAAGCCTATGTAGTAGCGCGCACCTTCAAAACCCATTTCGAGGTAACGACCTATATGCACAATACCATATTAATCAACAATGTAAATCAAAACTTCAAACCCATATTTGTAGACACAACTTCGGACAAAGTAGTCTTTACTTATGAAACATTAGTGGCTAAAGGGCAAACCATAACCTTGCAAAAGCTGGGTGGGTATACCGTATCCATGAATCATGAAGCCAATCAGTTGGTTCCGGCAGCGCAAAACGTAATTCAAAAAGCTTTGGCTTTAGGCTATGACAAATTGCTGCAAAATCAAATCGACGCTTGGGCCAAAATCTGGGAGATGAGCGACATTACCATTGAGGGCGATGTGAAAGCACAACAGGGTATTCGCTTCAATATTTTCCAATTAAACCAAACTTACTTAGGAAAAGATTCCCGATTAAATATCGGACCGAAAGGATTCACCGGAGAAAAATACGGTGGGTCAACTTATTGGGATACCGAAGCCTATTGTATTCCGTTTTACATGGCAACGAAAGACCAGCAAGTGGCCCGAAACCTTTTGACTTATCGTTACAATCAATTGGACAAAGCCATAGAAAATGCGGAGAAAAACTTGGGATTCAAAAACGGAGCCGCTTTATATCCAATGGTAACCATGAATGGCGAAGAATGTCATAACGAATGGGAAATCACTTTTGAAGAAATCCACCGAAACGGTGCCATTGCTTTTGCTATTTTCAATTACTACAGATTTACCGGTGATTACAGTTACATTCCCGAAAAAGGATTAGAAGTGTTAATCGGTATTGCGCGTTTTTGGCACCAAAGAGCCACTTACTCTACCCACAGAAATCAGTATGTGATTCTGGGAGTGACCGGTCCAAACGAATACGAAAACAACGTCAATAATAATTTCTATACTAATTATTTGGCCAAATGGTGTATCGATTATGCCATCGAACAAATCAACAAAGTACAAACAGAATACACCACAGATTATGTTCGCATCATGAACAAAGTCAAATTATCGGAATCAGAAATCGGGCATTGGAAAGCCGTTGCCGATAATATGTATTTCCCCTATTCCGAAGAACACGATGTGTATTTACAGCAAGACGGTTTCTTAGATAAAGATTTAGTCAAAGTGCATGATTTGGATAAAAGTCAACGTCCTATCAATCAAAAATGGTCTTGGGACCGAATCCTGCGTTCGCCTTACATCAAACAGGCCGATACTTTACAAGGATTTTATTTCTTCGAAGATCATTTTACCAAAGAACAACTGGAAAAACATTTCGATTTTTACGAACCATTTACGGTGCATGAAAGTTCGCTTTCGCCATGCGTTCATTCAATACAAGCAGCAACTCTTGGCCGAATGGAACAAGCCTATACCTTCTATTTAAGAACTTCCCGCTTAGACTTAGACGATTACAACAAAGAAGTCGAAGAAGGGCTGCACATCACGTCAATGGCAGGAACTTGGATGAGTATTGTGGAAGGTTTTGGCGGCATGCGTGTCAAAAACGATACTTTACATTTCGAACCGAGAATTCCGGCAGAGTGGAATGGCTACTCGTTTAAAATCAATTTCAGAAACCAAATCCTGAAAGTTTCGGTACATCAAAAAGAAACCAAATTTTCACTCGAAGGCGACAAAGAACTGACCGTTTATGTGAACGGAAAAGCAATTCTGGTAGAGCCTAACAGCTTGGTTACCGTTTAA
- a CDS encoding glycoside hydrolase family 13 protein, protein MKKIALLSLLVTAVSFAQVQKTEPPFWWSDMNLSNVQIMFYGKNIAQNEVTVSNSIVITGIQKTENPNYIFVTIDTKNLPAQDFDFTFKNGKKSFTQKYSLKARKADSKFRKGYDSSDMIYLIMSDRFANGNPNNDSDASVTEKADRNNPNGRHGGDIQGIIKNLDYIQSLGATAVWPTPLCEDNDERGSYHTYGQSDVYKIDPRFGTNEEYLKLSAELHQRGMKNILDYVTNHWGWQHWMIKDLPTYDWIHQFPGYSQSNYRMTTQFDTNASAIDHKNCVDGWFVKSMPDLNQSNPLVLNYLTQNAIWWIEYADLDGFRVDTYSYNDKEGIAKWTKAITDEYPNFNIVGEVWMHSQAQMAYWQKDSKIGAIESYNSHLPSVMDFTLHDALEKVFNEDKAEWDKGMIKIYDNFANDFLYPNSNNILVFAENHDTNRFNQAYKNDFKKYQMVMTLIATIRGIPQLYYGSEIGMAGDKGKGDGDIRRDFPGGWNGDTNNAYTKTGRTEEQNKFYDFTAKLFNWRKTKSVIHTGKMMHYVPENNVYVYFRYYEQETVMVVINNNPEKQTFKTNRFTERIENYTSGKDILTDKSFDLKNEMTIDGKSTLILELK, encoded by the coding sequence ATGAAAAAAATTGCCCTGTTATCACTTTTAGTCACTGCGGTTTCATTCGCGCAGGTTCAAAAAACAGAACCGCCATTTTGGTGGAGTGACATGAATCTTTCCAATGTTCAAATAATGTTCTACGGGAAAAATATTGCCCAAAATGAGGTAACCGTTTCCAATAGTATCGTCATCACAGGCATTCAAAAAACCGAAAATCCTAACTACATTTTCGTAACCATCGACACTAAAAATTTACCGGCTCAGGATTTCGATTTTACCTTTAAAAACGGTAAAAAGTCATTTACTCAAAAGTACTCCCTGAAAGCCAGAAAAGCCGATTCCAAATTCCGCAAAGGATACGATAGTTCCGATATGATTTATTTAATCATGTCAGACCGTTTTGCCAATGGAAATCCTAACAACGACAGCGATGCCTCAGTAACCGAAAAAGCCGATCGAAACAATCCCAACGGGAGACATGGCGGCGATATTCAGGGCATCATTAAAAATTTAGACTATATCCAATCCCTTGGTGCAACAGCCGTTTGGCCCACACCGCTTTGTGAAGATAATGACGAAAGAGGTTCGTATCATACTTACGGCCAATCCGATGTCTATAAAATAGACCCGCGCTTCGGAACCAATGAAGAATACCTCAAACTAAGTGCTGAACTACACCAACGCGGCATGAAAAACATATTAGACTATGTGACCAATCACTGGGGCTGGCAACATTGGATGATTAAAGATTTACCAACCTATGATTGGATTCATCAATTTCCGGGTTATTCGCAATCCAACTACCGCATGACCACACAATTTGACACCAATGCTTCAGCAATAGACCATAAAAATTGTGTTGATGGTTGGTTTGTAAAATCGATGCCCGACCTAAATCAATCCAATCCATTGGTCCTAAATTACCTGACGCAAAATGCCATTTGGTGGATTGAATATGCTGATTTAGACGGTTTCCGCGTGGATACTTATTCCTATAATGACAAAGAAGGTATCGCCAAGTGGACGAAAGCCATCACCGATGAATACCCGAATTTCAACATCGTTGGTGAAGTGTGGATGCACAGCCAAGCACAAATGGCCTATTGGCAAAAAGATAGTAAAATAGGGGCCATCGAAAGTTACAATTCGCATTTGCCAAGCGTGATGGACTTTACTTTGCACGATGCTTTAGAAAAAGTTTTCAATGAAGACAAAGCGGAATGGGATAAAGGGATGATTAAAATTTATGACAATTTTGCCAACGATTTTCTGTATCCGAATAGCAACAATATATTGGTTTTTGCCGAAAACCATGATACGAATCGTTTCAATCAAGCCTATAAAAATGATTTTAAAAAATACCAAATGGTTATGACCTTGATTGCAACCATTCGTGGAATTCCGCAATTGTATTATGGTTCCGAAATCGGTATGGCAGGGGACAAAGGTAAAGGTGACGGGGATATTCGCAGAGATTTTCCTGGTGGTTGGAATGGCGATACTAACAATGCTTATACGAAAACCGGAAGAACCGAAGAACAAAACAAATTCTATGATTTCACAGCCAAGTTATTCAATTGGAGAAAAACAAAATCAGTCATCCATACCGGAAAAATGATGCATTATGTTCCGGAAAATAACGTGTATGTTTACTTTCGCTATTACGAACAGGAAACTGTAATGGTGGTCATTAATAATAATCCGGAGAAACAAACCTTCAAAACCAATCGTTTTACGGAAAGAATCGAAAATTACACTTCAGGGAAAGACATCCTAACCGATAAATCGTTTGATTTAAAAAATGAGATGACCATTGACGGAAAATCTACTTTGATATTGGAATTAAAATAA
- a CDS encoding glycoside hydrolase family 31 protein: MKSKIHEYRKNNYLSMGKKLLLLLFITSVSLAQNVNRKYKSHKWENGFLKVVVTDGEYRFKVLSDKITETSFIPNGQSYNPVSEAVVLDKPSGKISKTESDKYLEIGTKSLTVHIDKKPFRIQYLKNSNPIFSEKTGYTKKDSTEVLTFNLDKTEALYGGGARALGMNRRGNRLQLYNRAHYGYETRAELMNFCIPMVLSSKMYAVHFDNSAIGYLDLDSKKDNTLSYETISGRKTYQVIVGDTWTDLVSNYTDLTGKQPLPPRWAFGNFSSRFGYRSQESLEGTIRKFEENNIPVDAIILDLYWFGKTIKGTMGNLDWDKDNWPNPDKMIADLNAKGVKTILITEPFILTTSSKWQEAVNKNILVTDKTGKPATWDFYFGNTSVVDIFKPEGKDWFWNVYKRLINQGVGGLWGDLGEPEVFPSKAITAGGKADEVHNIYGHHWAKLVADGYKKDFPTQRPFILMRSGYSGSQRYGMIPWSGDVSRSWGGLQSQMEISLQMGMQGLAYMHSDLGGFAGDYFDNELYLRWLQYGVFQPIFRPHAQEDVASEVARKDIVTMAKAKKQVELRYQLMPYNYTLAFDNNQKGTPLMRPLFFEEPENEKLQTVSQTYLWGNDFLVTPITKSGVTSTEIYFPKSSNWFDFYSDEKHEAGSIAKVVVAEDHIPVFVRGGSFIPMIPTIQNTTKYSLANFDLHFYFDKTVANSTGKVYHDDGLTPNDFEKEAYEILNFNSTNKSDTLILKLNTETGKNFEATDKTITVLIHNIKAKRIFVNNQERFYKTFSEPLKIAVDCKKGTIQELKIEY, from the coding sequence ATGAAATCGAAGATTCACGAATACAGAAAAAACAATTATTTAAGCATGGGTAAAAAACTACTTCTTCTCTTATTCATTACTTCGGTTTCATTGGCTCAAAATGTAAATCGAAAATACAAATCACATAAATGGGAAAACGGCTTTTTAAAAGTAGTAGTTACCGATGGAGAATACCGATTCAAAGTTCTATCGGATAAGATTACTGAAACCTCATTTATTCCTAACGGACAAAGTTACAATCCGGTTTCGGAAGCTGTGGTACTTGACAAACCTTCGGGCAAAATTTCCAAAACAGAAAGCGATAAGTACCTTGAAATAGGCACAAAATCATTGACCGTTCATATTGATAAAAAGCCATTTCGCATACAGTATTTAAAAAACAGCAACCCGATCTTTTCTGAAAAAACAGGCTACACCAAAAAAGATTCAACCGAAGTCCTGACTTTCAACTTAGATAAAACAGAAGCGCTTTATGGTGGTGGAGCCAGAGCGCTTGGCATGAACCGTCGCGGCAATCGTTTGCAGTTATACAATCGGGCACACTATGGGTACGAAACCCGGGCTGAATTGATGAATTTCTGTATTCCAATGGTGCTTTCTTCTAAAATGTATGCCGTGCATTTTGACAATTCAGCTATTGGCTATTTGGATTTAGACAGCAAAAAAGACAATACGCTCAGTTACGAAACTATATCGGGAAGAAAAACATACCAAGTTATCGTTGGCGACACCTGGACTGATTTGGTTTCCAATTATACTGATTTGACCGGAAAACAACCCTTACCACCACGTTGGGCTTTCGGAAATTTCTCCAGCCGTTTTGGCTACCGTTCGCAAGAGTCACTGGAAGGAACCATTCGCAAATTTGAAGAAAACAATATTCCGGTTGATGCCATTATTCTCGATTTATACTGGTTCGGAAAAACCATAAAAGGCACTATGGGTAATTTGGATTGGGACAAAGACAACTGGCCTAATCCGGATAAAATGATAGCCGATTTGAATGCTAAAGGCGTCAAAACAATTTTGATTACTGAACCTTTCATTCTGACCACCTCATCAAAATGGCAGGAAGCCGTTAACAAAAATATATTGGTCACCGATAAAACCGGAAAACCGGCTACTTGGGATTTTTATTTTGGCAATACCAGTGTCGTTGATATCTTCAAACCTGAAGGCAAGGATTGGTTTTGGAATGTTTATAAAAGATTAATTAACCAAGGCGTTGGAGGTCTTTGGGGTGATTTGGGCGAACCGGAAGTTTTTCCGTCAAAAGCCATTACGGCTGGTGGCAAAGCGGATGAAGTGCATAACATTTACGGACACCATTGGGCCAAATTAGTAGCGGACGGTTACAAAAAAGATTTCCCAACTCAGCGTCCATTTATCCTGATGCGCTCCGGGTATTCGGGCTCTCAACGCTATGGCATGATTCCGTGGAGTGGCGATGTAAGCCGTTCTTGGGGCGGATTGCAAAGTCAAATGGAAATTTCTTTACAAATGGGAATGCAAGGTCTGGCTTATATGCACTCGGATTTAGGTGGATTTGCCGGCGATTATTTTGATAACGAACTCTATTTACGCTGGTTACAATACGGTGTTTTCCAACCGATATTTCGTCCACATGCTCAGGAAGATGTGGCTTCCGAAGTAGCCCGAAAAGATATTGTTACTATGGCCAAAGCCAAAAAACAAGTGGAACTGCGTTACCAATTGATGCCCTATAATTACACTTTGGCATTCGACAACAACCAAAAAGGAACTCCGCTAATGCGTCCGTTATTTTTTGAAGAACCCGAGAATGAAAAGCTTCAAACCGTCAGTCAAACTTATCTTTGGGGGAACGATTTTTTAGTAACACCTATTACCAAATCGGGGGTTACTTCAACTGAAATTTATTTCCCGAAGAGCAGCAATTGGTTTGATTTTTATTCCGATGAAAAACACGAAGCAGGAAGTATTGCAAAAGTAGTTGTAGCCGAAGACCACATCCCAGTTTTTGTACGTGGCGGGAGTTTTATTCCGATGATTCCAACCATTCAGAACACAACAAAATATTCTTTAGCTAACTTTGATTTGCATTTTTATTTTGATAAAACTGTTGCCAATTCAACCGGGAAAGTATACCATGATGATGGACTGACGCCCAATGATTTTGAAAAAGAAGCTTATGAAATCCTGAATTTCAACAGCACCAATAAAAGCGACACTTTGATTCTAAAATTAAACACCGAAACCGGGAAAAATTTTGAGGCTACCGATAAAACCATTACCGTTTTGATTCACAATATCAAAGCCAAGCGTATCTTTGTAAACAATCAAGAACGTTTTTATAAAACATTCAGCGAACCGCTAAAGATTGCCGTTGATTGCAAAAAAGGAACCATTCAGGAACTAAAAATCGAATATTAA
- a CDS encoding alpha-amylase family glycosyl hydrolase → MKKITLLLLAALTLSGNTFAQKSKPVTAKTPFIWEAANVYFIVTDRFKNGDEANDRIIDRRKPTGVLRGFNGGDLRGIIQKLDEGYFDKLGINVIWMTPIVEQIHEGVDEGTGFTYGFHGYWTKDWSALDPSFGTKKELAELVQKAHARGIRIMLDAVINHTGPVTSQDPAFPSDWVRTTPKCTYKSYDTYINCTLVDNLPDVKTESTAEVQVPEYLAYKWEKEGRYEKEMASLEAFFKKTGYPKAPKYYIMKWLSDYITEFGIDGYRVDTAKHTTEDVWADFKKVCTTAFVEYKKNNPTKVLDNNPFFMIGEVYGYNIGNKKFYDFGDKQVNYFENGFNGLINFDFRNEAKMDYEPLFSKYSDILNNNLKGNTVMNYVSSHDDSYPFDKKREKTIESGTKLLLAPGISQVYYGDESARSLTIEGAQGDATLRSNMNWNDLIDNPKSKETLAHWQKLGNFRKNHPAVGAGVHQQIAGTPYTFSRTYSNGNYSDKVVVALNLPKDKKEIPVGTIFANGTKVKDAYSDNTGVVIDGKVTIESDFPIVLLEKL, encoded by the coding sequence ATGAAAAAAATAACCTTATTATTATTGGCAGCTCTAACCTTGAGCGGAAACACTTTTGCCCAAAAAAGCAAACCCGTAACTGCAAAAACTCCTTTTATTTGGGAGGCTGCCAACGTATATTTTATAGTAACTGACCGATTTAAAAACGGCGACGAAGCCAACGATCGTATCATCGACAGAAGAAAACCAACAGGAGTACTAAGAGGGTTTAATGGTGGCGATTTACGCGGTATCATTCAAAAACTCGATGAAGGTTACTTTGATAAATTAGGTATCAATGTGATTTGGATGACACCAATCGTGGAGCAAATTCACGAAGGCGTTGACGAAGGAACCGGATTCACCTACGGCTTTCATGGCTATTGGACCAAGGACTGGAGTGCTCTTGACCCAAGTTTTGGCACTAAAAAAGAATTAGCTGAATTGGTACAAAAGGCTCATGCTCGAGGTATTCGTATCATGCTGGATGCGGTGATAAACCACACCGGTCCTGTGACTTCACAAGACCCTGCTTTCCCTTCAGACTGGGTTCGCACTACACCAAAATGCACTTACAAATCGTATGATACTTATATTAACTGCACCCTTGTGGACAATCTTCCGGATGTAAAAACCGAAAGCACTGCCGAAGTACAAGTACCGGAATATCTGGCTTACAAATGGGAAAAAGAAGGACGTTACGAAAAAGAAATGGCTTCGCTGGAGGCATTTTTCAAAAAAACCGGGTATCCGAAAGCACCCAAATATTACATCATGAAATGGCTGTCGGATTACATTACAGAGTTTGGCATTGATGGCTATCGAGTAGATACTGCTAAGCATACTACCGAAGATGTTTGGGCCGATTTTAAAAAAGTATGTACCACGGCTTTTGTCGAATACAAAAAAAACAATCCAACAAAAGTACTAGATAACAATCCTTTCTTTATGATTGGTGAAGTGTATGGTTACAACATCGGCAACAAAAAATTCTATGATTTTGGCGATAAGCAAGTAAATTATTTTGAAAACGGTTTTAATGGTTTAATCAATTTTGATTTCAGAAACGAAGCCAAAATGGACTATGAACCACTCTTCTCTAAATATTCAGATATTTTGAACAACAACTTAAAAGGCAACACGGTAATGAACTATGTTTCCTCACATGATGACAGTTACCCTTTTGATAAAAAAAGAGAAAAAACAATAGAAAGCGGTACTAAACTACTCTTAGCTCCAGGCATTTCGCAAGTATATTATGGTGATGAAAGTGCTCGTTCATTAACTATTGAAGGCGCTCAAGGCGATGCTACTTTGCGTTCTAATATGAATTGGAATGACCTTATTGATAATCCAAAGTCAAAAGAAACTCTGGCGCATTGGCAAAAACTGGGTAATTTCAGAAAAAATCATCCTGCTGTCGGAGCCGGAGTTCACCAACAAATTGCCGGTACACCTTATACCTTCAGCAGAACTTATTCAAATGGAAACTACAGTGATAAAGTGGTGGTGGCTTTGAACTTACCAAAAGACAAAAAAGAGATTCCGGTGGGTACTATTTTCGCCAATGGAACAAAGGTAAAAGATGCTTATTCAGACAATACTGGTGTTGTTATTGATGGAAAAGTTACTATTGAATCAGATTTCCCTATTGTATTATTGGAAAAATTATAA
- a CDS encoding glycerophosphodiester phosphodiesterase, with protein MLKIGHRGAKGHAAENTLASFQKAIALNVDMIELDVYQSKDHIPVVIHDKTIDRTTSGSGLVADYLASELQNFGIPTLEDVFHLVNNQCEINIEIKTFATTESVLKLLDSSLFIKEKILLSSFDWNALQEVRFHDDTVRIGVLTETDIDLAMAFAKFIKAHSIHPYYHLLTAENVKQIQAKNFKVFPWTVNEPEDIIFVQSLNVDGIITDFPNRL; from the coding sequence ATGCTCAAAATCGGTCATCGCGGTGCGAAAGGACATGCAGCCGAAAATACTTTGGCTTCTTTTCAAAAAGCTATCGCGTTAAACGTTGACATGATTGAGTTGGATGTGTACCAAAGTAAAGATCATATTCCGGTAGTAATTCATGATAAAACTATCGACCGAACAACTTCGGGTTCCGGTTTGGTTGCTGATTATTTAGCTTCTGAATTGCAAAATTTTGGCATTCCTACTCTCGAAGACGTATTTCATTTGGTAAACAATCAATGCGAAATTAATATCGAAATCAAAACATTTGCTACCACTGAAAGCGTCCTGAAGTTACTGGATTCTAGTCTTTTTATAAAAGAAAAAATCCTCCTTTCCAGTTTTGATTGGAATGCGCTGCAGGAAGTGCGTTTTCATGACGATACTGTTCGAATTGGTGTTTTAACTGAAACTGATATTGACTTGGCTATGGCATTTGCCAAATTTATAAAAGCCCATTCAATTCATCCTTATTATCACTTGTTGACGGCTGAAAATGTCAAACAAATACAAGCCAAGAATTTTAAAGTTTTCCCCTGGACGGTAAATGAACCCGAAGATATTATCTTTGTCCAATCGTTAAACGTTGACGGCATCATTACTGATTTTCCGAATAGGCTATGA